One genomic window of Litoribacterium kuwaitense includes the following:
- a CDS encoding manganese-dependent inorganic pyrophosphatase, protein MKTLVFGHKNPDTDTITSAIVYASLKQALGMNAEAVRLGEINGETEYALNFFAVEPPRLVETVANETDQVILVDHNEPQQSAVDLDNVTVTEVIDHHRIAGFETAGPLYYRAEPVGCTATILLKLFKEHGIEVSQTNAGLMLSAIISDSLLFKSPTCTEEDKAAAAELADIAGVSTEEYGLAMLKAGASTKGKTAQELISLDAKEFSMGLKNVEIAQVNTVDVQEVLERKEEIVKAIDETIEGKQLDLFMLIITDILTSDSTGLVLGNAQEEAAAAFNQTISDQLIAMPGVVSRKKQVVPVLTDALS, encoded by the coding sequence ATGAAAACGTTAGTATTTGGACACAAAAATCCTGATACCGATACGATTACATCTGCGATTGTGTATGCATCATTAAAACAGGCACTTGGTATGAATGCTGAAGCGGTTCGGCTTGGTGAGATCAATGGTGAAACAGAATACGCCTTAAATTTTTTTGCCGTAGAGCCGCCGCGCCTTGTGGAAACTGTCGCGAACGAAACAGATCAAGTCATTCTCGTCGATCATAATGAACCCCAGCAAAGTGCGGTTGATTTAGACAATGTAACCGTAACGGAAGTAATCGACCACCATCGTATTGCTGGTTTTGAAACTGCCGGGCCTTTATATTATCGTGCTGAGCCCGTCGGCTGTACAGCGACTATTTTGTTAAAGTTGTTTAAAGAGCATGGCATTGAAGTATCGCAAACCAATGCAGGGTTAATGCTGTCGGCGATTATTTCAGATTCTTTGTTATTCAAGTCACCAACGTGTACAGAAGAAGACAAGGCAGCAGCAGCTGAATTAGCAGACATTGCTGGTGTATCTACAGAAGAATATGGGCTGGCCATGTTAAAGGCGGGCGCTTCAACAAAAGGCAAAACAGCACAAGAATTGATTTCTTTAGATGCGAAAGAGTTTTCTATGGGACTGAAAAATGTAGAGATTGCTCAAGTCAATACTGTAGATGTGCAAGAAGTATTGGAGCGCAAAGAAGAAATTGTCAAAGCGATTGACGAAACGATCGAAGGGAAGCAGCTTGATTTATTTATGCTTATTATCACTGATATTTTAACGAGTGATTCAACGGGGCTCGTGCTTGGAAATGCTCAAGAAGAGGCGGCAGCTGCCT